The nucleotide sequence ACTGACACCACGACGCACTAGTGGATCAAGAGTACTTTGTGAAGAATGAGGCAGAACTTTTGCAGAATCAAAGTCATGACCAGGCGGCGAAACAATCTTTGGAGATCCCGTTCCTTTCGATTTTTTACTTGATAGTTTCCTaaacaagttgttgaagccAGCACCGCCTACAACACCTCCACCACCTTTGGTTGGGTCCAATGTATCAATCGGAGTCGTGCTTCTTGGGCTTCTTGGTTGTTGTTCGGGTATTTCTAGTTGGTCATTTCTAGTAGACCCTAGTGGTGGATTGTCAAAAGTGGAAGGAATAGCAGATGTGTGTGCTTGTTCGGGAACTGAGATAACGGGAGTTTTAGCAACTGGTGGAGCAACACTGGGTGATTGCTCGCGTTTTGGGTCCAACGTTTTCGAAGGAGAACCAGTAAACGTCTCAATAATTCTTGGTTGTGGAGTGTTGGGTATTTCTTTAGCTGGGTTATACAGCCCTACTATAGGAACTTGAGTAGCGGTCTCGTGAGAGTATTGTTGTGTTCTAGATTGTGGATCACCAGTCTTGATAGGCTGAGGGGTATAATCCTCCTTCGGTGTTGGTAAGGATGTATAAGcttgttgctgctgttgctgctgctgttgtaAAAGCTTTTGTTGCTGAATGTGCTGCTGGTATTGTAActgttgttgcttctgttgttcttgttgagCAATTTGGGCCTTGATGGCCTCTTCTTTAGCCTTTTTCCTCTTTCTCATTTCAACGACTAAATagtaaattgaaattaacGGATGAAACCCACCAGTGGGATCAGGAAGAATATTAGAGTTTGGGGCAGATGCGTATTCCTTACCTTGTCTAGTGACATTGTACCAATTTTCAGTACTCATTTGATATTCAACACTAGTGAGTAATGTAGTCAATTCTTCAGTCACTGTTTGTGCTGACCCTAAATCAAATGCAGCAATCTGCTTAATAACCTCTGGATCCAATGGTAAACGTAAAGGTTCTCTTCGGGGGAGATAGTTGGAAACTTTATGATCATAGCCTTTGTTCATCCAAGGATGTGAGCAAATCTCATAAAGAGAAGCTCTCTTGTTAGGATCCACAACCAACATTCTTGACAATAGATTAATGCACTCTTTCGAGAGAAAGTTTGGGTATTCCACATTACcctttttgatcttttcaTGCAAAACGGAGACAGACTGATCGTCGAAAGGTACTTTCCCACAAACCAACACATAGAGCACCACACCAAACGACCAAATGTCAACTTCTGGTCCTATATAAGGCTTAGCACTAAGCAATTCAGGGGCAGCAAAATAAAGCGAACCACAATAggttttcaataaattttttggaGAATACAAATTGGACAATCCAAAGTCGATAATCTTTACATCACCCTTTTCGTTGATCATGATGTTTTCGATCTTAAGATCTCTGTGCACCACGTTATTTCTATGACAATAATCCAACGCAGATGCAATTCCTCGAGCAAACTTTCTAGCATGCTTCTCTTTCAAAGATCCATGAGCAACGATATAATCCAACATTTGTCCACCTTCGATGTATTCAAACAACATGTAGTAATGGTTGGTCATGGGCACCATCTCGTACAATCTGCAAATAAACGGATGAAATAATAATCTACCAAGTGCACCTTCTCTAATGGTACGCTTGTCCCTTGCCAACTCCTTTTCAAACTCCTTATGTCTTTGTGCGGCTTCCTGAGACgtttgtggtggtggatcATGAGCATGAGCTCGCTGGTAAAGCTTTGCAGCTCGAGGTATAATCTTAACAGCACAAATTTCATGGGTTGTATTATGTTGAGCCAACTTCACCTTCCCCATAGACCCAGCCCCAATAGTTTTTACAAAGTTCCAGTCACCGATGGACTTCCTgtgaaattgttgctgctgttgtgGTGGTTGCTGCAGATGATGCGATTGTCGTTGTTGCTGCAGGTGGTGTTGCTGTTGCAGCGGTGGTTGCGATGGCGATGGCGATGGCgttggttgtggttgatgcGACTGCTGAGATACGTACATAGTTTGCGGCTGTTTATTAGTATCGTATTGATGCGACAGTGTTTGCCTTTGCTGTTGTGGAGTTTGTTGGCgttgttgtgattgatgattaGAATACTGGCTCGGAGTCATCGGACTACGGTTCATTTGTTGCAAAGAGTTCTGCCCCTGTGACATCTTACTCAGCGCGGGAGAAGCCACCTCCCTTGGCTTAGGGAGTGGTTTGGGATTACCTCTGACTCCTGGTGCATTTGTTGCACCCACGGGGGTTGATGCAGGTGATGGGATTGATAGAGGTGGTAACAACTGCGCATCCAGACTTCTTTCATTCAGCCCTGTAGAACTCATTTCTGATTTCGTCTTCAAATTCCCACTGGTACTTCTCAACATACGCGGGGTTGCTGGATGTGAAGCAAAGGGTGTACTTGACTGGTTACCATCTGGTAACTGACTTTTGCTTGTATCACTCTGAATAAAAGGTTGATCGGCATCCATATTAGTTGATATATCTGTTGTATTGAGTTTGaatgcaattgattgtaaataaattaaaattaaaatcGATATCGATTACACAACCCTCGATCGATGCAATTGTTTTGACTTTGCCTCCTTTTTGGATATTCTTGAAGACGCTCTATTGGCCAATTTATTTATGACAGGTATTGAGTAAGTGATACCTTCAAGTTtaattcttcaaccaaaCGTACACACTAATCTTATCGTTCTCTATGAAGGagtcaattgataattgcTTATCCCAAATCTTTGGGCTACGTTAATTTTTAGTTAGGAATAGAAtgagaagaaagaaaaaataaaaaagaacCTCTCAACCCTTTTTCCATATTTAATCCTTTTGTTGGTATCATTCAACTCAACGAAAAGGGCTTAGAAATGTAAACGCGAACAACTGAAATTGTACGGAATTGCATGACCGTTGAAAGCTGTATGTAATTGGGTACGGCATGTAGAAATACTACTGGAATTGATCGTCACACTCTTCATATAGATTAAACCCAAAATACGGAAGTTCTAAAAGGTCGTGCGAGATTTACAAGACGTCCAACtggaattgaaacaatcaacaacaacaatcaagaGTAGCTACATACATAAGGTCTAGTTTCAGGAATATTTATACATTATACTGTATAGCTTTACTTCAAAATGCATCCCCTTGAAATCATCTATAAATCCAATTCTCTAGTGATGAGCTTTTAAGTGTTGGTATTCCAAAGAGTAACCAAAGATGAGGACAACAAGAGCCAAATGAAGCAATGGTTTACCTGAAGCGTTGTCGCCATCAAAGTAAGCGGCCCTGTATCTTGCCAATGGGTTTGTTGGCTTTTTGGCAGCTGGTGCTTGTCCTTGTGGCAACTTCTTGTAGAATGAAACAACTTCTTGCATTCTTTTGGCATTTGGAGCTGAGCCAAGATTCTGTAGGAAACGTTAGTATATGACTCGTTTGAGAAGGGGATATTTAAAGATTCAAATGGTTGGTTGTATAGACATTGAACTTTCATTAGGGCCATatatttgcaaatattGGCAAGGTACCAAACGGGAAAATCACACTGTCTCATTTAATATCCCATAAAATGTCTCTTTTAGATCAATTGTGGTTACTGAATACATGTTCATCTCTTAATCTAAAGCTGATCGTGTTGGCCATTGCTTCATACATGTGTGAACCCTTTCTCTCCTCTTCAAGCCCCATGCTGTGACATCTTACATACCTTTGCGGAAGCAATCTTTGGTGGAATCAATGACGACAATTGTCTTCTAATAACAAATGACATGGTTGATGATCTTAGtctgttgttgaagaacGTTCTCTGTTCAGCAAATCcgattttttttttcgctTTTCTCTATTCTGGTCTCTCAATACGTTGATTCTATTTGACAAAAGTTTTTCAGataattggaaattgtGCACGACGGTCGTTTACGAACTCTACATTGACTGGGTTAGCCTAAGAACCGGTCTGATGCCTCTTGGATCCTTCTCAGCTTATATTATTGAATGGAATTATATACAAACCTATCTTACAGCTTAAAAACACATTTCACGGGATATGTTCCATGTTCATGGCCCATGAGCAAGCTCGCTTAGGACCTCAAGCAGCTATAGCCATTAGCTATCCCTAGTCGGTTCACGTATTCATAGTATTCCACTATTCACTACCCTGCCTTACCAATGTCATTCATctcattcaattttcaGTGATGTACAAAACTAGACAAATTCCGTTAGTATTAATTCACCCAATCCGTGAAAAGTAAATACTTCAAAATACATACCAGTGTTTCCTCTAAGAAACAAGTCACCATAGTCTCTAGTTACGTCgccattgataaattctTTACCATTCTCTAATACGACATTCATGTACCCATCAATGGTTTGCAAGTCACCGCGATATTCAACTCCACTGTACAACTTGACTCTCACTGGAGAGCCTATTAGGTCACCTAAGAACTTGGATGGATCAGTTCTATCAAATTCAGAGTCTGACATCGATACGTGGAGGAGTATTCTATGCAATGTGTAATGCTCTTTGAAATGTGAAGATAAAACTGCAAGAGTGTTTCGCGAAAAACAAAAGGTCGTGAAATATGttcaaatattttaaaTCTATGTACTAACTATTGAGTCTATCACTGTAAATAAACGTaccaatttttgcaacaattgaatctcattaccttctttttcataaaGTGCCTTACTGACTTGGCCACTTTCCAATAAATAATCCCTTTTCAAAACACCCATAACTAACTCATCAACCGCTTTCATAAACTGTCCGGTTTGCACCACCCCCGGTTTGTAAGTTGGACCCATAGAAAGTAGGACAGTTGTCaccaattcaaatacaGGAACAACCAACTCATTCAAGGAAATCGTGTCTTCGTGTTTGGATTCTGGATTGACCAAGTCTGACAATGATAATGGTGTATCCAAAAGCACTCTTATTCTGATATTCTTGAAATCCTGAACTTCATGCACATTCAATGTTAATCCTAAATCTGGATCAATCTTCAAGAACTCCAAGTTTGTTAAAGTCACAAATAGCTCATTCTGCACCAATTGTAATGCCCCCTTTTGAGACTGAGCTATTTTTATGAGTAGGTATATATTCGCCTTAAAGGCTGTAAGCTCAACGAAAAGTTCATTAAATGTCAATTCAGAAGTTTTAGACGTGGCCAACTTGATCACTTGATCAGTTCGTCTTAAAGCACGAATAACTTGTGACAAAAAGCTCTGTTTGAGGATGTGATTCGAAATAAAGTCCGATTGGCTCAGACCTTCCAACTTCAAAAAAGACTCAATCAAGaagattgaattgattcgCGATAAGCCTTCAGAGTACAAGGCGTCATTAGtcaaaattggcaaaagtTTCTTATGAATAGAACTCACCAAGTCCAAAAGCTTCTCAGATAATGATgggttttgaaaaacctTCAGTATAAACTTACTCAATATCGAATACAATTCTGACCTCATGTTTGGAGTAGCATGAGAATTGATTACTCCGGAAatacaagtttgaaataatGGCATAAGTTGCCCCACGACCAAATTTGCTTGTTTGTCATtctcaaaattgaagaacttGCTCACGTAGATATCAAATAGTGAGGCGCATAGTGATACCAACTCTTCTGAGAACACTGTGTCTGATTCTagataaatcaaaactttcGGCAAAAGGGAGTTAAAAACATCTACGATGAAATCGCTTGTAGTTACTTGATCTTGCAACACCAATACTAACTGACACCACGAGATTAaacatttcaattgaacatCGCGTGAATTGTTCATCACAAGATACTTTGTCACAAACTCCTGCATTTTGTTTCCCTCCGCCATAACCTCCTCGCTGTACTGTTGCTTCGACTCAGGAGTGACCATGTTTGAACTTTGACATAATATTTTGTAgatcttttccaaaatggtATAATCTAAAGTATAATTCGGTCCTTGTACTTGCTTCAAAATTGCCTCAACGTTGAACGAACGATTCAAATAGTCATacttttcaacttcaaagtTCCTAAAACTAAAGTTCAAGACATCAAGGAAGTCAATAATTTTAGCTGTCCCATTGGGGAACTGGTTTTTAGAAATCAAAAGCTCAGAATAATACTTCTTCTGGGTGGTTGACTGCATATTATAAAGCTCCAATGATAATAATTTTAATGCCAATTCACGTTGTGTAATGAACGCGGTAAATGTATTAATGCTTGGTAATGAGCTGATGAAGTAATTTTCGGCGCTGACTCCAAGATCTCCATCAAATTCATATCCACACCAACTTGTCATCAAGTCTAATTTTGGTTGGAAGCTGACCAATTTCTCGACTAAATTGTGATCACGCACCCTGTTCATGGTTATCGATGAAGAATCTGGGTTTGAACAGAGCTTAATCAAAATCTCtaaaatcaatgatgacAACTTTGCAGGtccaacatcaacaacatgTCTGTTGCCGTTTCCAAAATCCAACtctgaaatcaaatttagACTATCTCTCAACGTGCCTAGAAGAATGTCTAGCAATGTCGTGTGCTCTGAATCGCTCAAGCTCAAAGTGTTTGCTTTGATGTTGAACCCCAATAAGAAGTGAGAAATACTGAGTGCCCTTTTTGCAGGATCGAGTAGACTGGCAAGAAGGTCTAGAATCTCGAACTTGATCTCCAAAgtatcttcaatttcttcaaatttctcaatgaAAGCAAATTTAATCTTCTCTGATTCATCGATGTTTAAAAACGTAGTGAGTAAACGATCACTACCCAACAACGGGTCCGCTTCAGACTTGCTACTTCTAAAATGATCTGCTTTCCCCAACTTGCTTAA is from Candida orthopsilosis Co 90-125, chromosome 1 draft sequence and encodes:
- a CDS encoding Kin2 protein (similarity to S. cerevisiae Kin2p) produces the protein MDADQPFIQSDTSKSQLPDGNQSSTPFASHPATPRMLRSTSGNLKTKSEMSSTGSNERSSDAQLLPPLSIPSPASTPVGATNAPGVRGNPKPLPKPREVASPASSKMSQGQNSLQQMNRSPMTPSQYSNHQSQQRQQTPQQQRQTSSHQYDTNKQPQTMYVSQQSHQPQPTPSPSPSQPPSQQQHHSQQQRQSHHSQQPPQQQQQFHRKSIGDWNFVKTIGAGSMGKVKLAQHNTTHEICAVKIIPRAAKLYQRAHAHDPPPQTSQEAAQRHKEFEKELARDKRTIREGALGRLLFHPFICRLYEMVPMTNHYYMLFEYIEGGQMLDYIVAHGSLKEKHARKFARGIASALDYCHRNNVVHRDLKIENIMINEKGDVKIIDFGLSNLYSPKNLLKTYCGSLYFAAPELLSAKPYIGPEVDIWSFGVVLYVLVCGKVPFDDQSVSVLHEKIKKGNVEYPNFLSKECINLLSRMLVVDPNKRASLYEICSHPWMNKGYDHKVSNYLPRREPLRLPLDPEVIKQIAAFDLGSAQTVTEELTTLLTSVEYQMSTENWYNVTRQGKEYASAPNSNILPDPTGGFHPLISIYYLVVEMRKRKKAKEEAIKAQIAQQEQQKQQQLQYQQHIQQQKLLQQQQQQQQQAYTSLPTPKEDYTPQPIKTGDPQSRTQQYSHETATQVPIVGSYNPAKEIPNTPQPRIIETFTGSPSKTLDPKREQSPSVAPPVAKTPVISVPEQAHTSAIPSTFDNPPLGSTRNDQLEIPEQQPRSPRSTTPIDTLDPTKGGGGVVGGAGFNNLFRKLSSKKSKGTGSPKIVSPPGHDFDSAKVSPHSSQSTLDPLVRRGVSMKVTAKEKESGARLSPTKPDRRERKQDTAMHAHSASTSTPNRPHGFIPVEYLPPLPNYDPNTNTVTQNTSTKQQMLTVPSRKLHPTARAKSVGGQIRKDAYGRGRSNTATQSNANPELAHSTSPHNTELSFDESSAGALFDDVKLDDMEVQEVPQLTEDEIIKQYNEAKPGSMPSIEHCKTLFLKGFFSVQTTSTKPLPVIRYNIINVLSRLGVRFQEVKGGFICVHTPSVQQQEQHQLPPPPQQHEDDAEDQILDAYANDDENEEENELYGDAFRSKSSTLKSSSFDDPKVEAISEGARTPNRQSSINAQAGGPLSPSTSQNKPQRSLTVGGGSGSSGHRRKISIGNTFLNTYRKKNNSQVQMPPNTPATARTIRGMYGDHEGDDGDGNNGTSSNPTEVDFANDTLELDNSADSLSGYMGGSDMLVSSKIEHRANHQRTTSTASNSSQQYQQHQQRRSGGGAGTGGGGSKSPLKFEIHIVKVPLVGLYGVQFKKLLGNTWNYKTLASQILNEMNL
- a CDS encoding Atp17 mitochondrial ATPase complex subunit translates to MSFVIRRQLSSLIPPKIASAKNLGSAPNAKRMQEVVSFYKKLPQGQAPAAKKPTNPLARYRAAYFDGDNASGKPLLHLALVVLIFGYSLEYQHLKAHH
- a CDS encoding Lsm6 Lsm protein — encoded protein: MSDSEFDRTDPSKFLGDLIGSPVRVKLYSGVEYRGDLQTIDGYMNVVLENGKEFINGDVTRDYGDLFLRGNTVLYITEN